AATAAATATGATTGGTTGAATGTATTGGTTGGATGAAAGAAGATGGAGTTTCTCGGGAAATAGTTCCGATAAACGCAGAATGCTGCATAATATTAATGTCATATTTGAATCGAGATTTGTTATGAATAACTCCGAAAAGGCATATATAGAGGATTTGAAAAAGCATACAGAGGAATCAATTACATTCTTCTCAAATAGTATGAAATCTGAACGGGAAAGAAGCGTTTGTGCCGCCTTCCTGCGATGTATAGGTGTAAATTTTGAGGTTAAAGAAATAGTCGCAAAAAAGAACGATCCTCCAGACGTGATTTTTGACGGCGCAAATTTTGAAATTCGTGAACTTTACGAAGTTGGCAGAAAACGCCATGACGAATATCGTGATAGGTTGAAAGAGTTGAAGCAGGCCAAGACTATAAATGACACACTTTTTTCAATAGAATTGCCAAAACCAATAACTTATGAGTTTTTATTTGCAGGATTAGAGTCCGCGTTGAGCTCAAAAGCTAAAAAATATGGTGCAGAAAAATGCTTCTCTCTAGATGCTCTCGTCTATGTTGCCTTTCCTCAAAAGTTCTTAGATATAAAATCTAAAATTCCAAATCCTAATAAGATTGAAGGGCAAGGTTGGCGTTCTGTGTCATTTATTATTCCGCCCTTC
This Desulfatitalea tepidiphila DNA region includes the following protein-coding sequences:
- a CDS encoding DUF1780 domain-containing protein, encoding MNNSEKAYIEDLKKHTEESITFFSNSMKSERERSVCAAFLRCIGVNFEVKEIVAKKNDPPDVIFDGANFEIRELYEVGRKRHDEYRDRLKELKQAKTINDTLFSIELPKPITYEFLFAGLESALSSKAKKYGAEKCFSLDALVYVAFPQKFLDIKSKIPNPNKIEGQGWRSVSFIIPPFGHVVSCREDAPKFLRKFEGKTYMEWKEPDGLFEI